In Nonomuraea sp. NBC_00507, the following are encoded in one genomic region:
- a CDS encoding FAD-binding dehydrogenase, translating to MNADVIVVGAGLAGLVATCELVDAGKKVLLLDQENAANLGGQAHWSFGGLFLVNSPEQRRLGVRDSFELAWHDWQGSAGFDRLDGEDSWAVQWARAYVEFASGEKRAWLERLGVKLLPTVGWAERGGLRADGHGNSVPRFHVAWGTGPGVLEPFVHRVRQAADEGLVTFRHRHRVDELVVSGGAVQGVRGTLLAADDSPRGVTSSREPVGEFEFAAPAVIVTSGGIGGDHELVRRYWPESLGPAPESMLTGVPAHVDGRMLEISAQAGARLVNRDRMWHYTEGVRNWDPIWPGHGIRILPGPSSLWLDALGRRLPDPCLPGYDTMSTLRHLRSTGHDHSWFVLTQKIIEKEFALSGSEQNPDITRKDRRAFLKERLVGKGAPAPVEAFKRHGADFVVASTVEDLVARMNELTKAPLLDPALVRRQIVARDLQLANPYSKDAQVQGIRNARRYVGDRLGRVATPHRLLDPAAGPLIGVMLHVLTRKTLGGIQTDLDSRALGRDGRPVEGLFAAGEVAGFGGGGVHGYNALEGTFLGGCLFSGRQAGRAAAG from the coding sequence ATGAACGCTGATGTCATCGTCGTCGGAGCCGGCCTGGCCGGGTTGGTGGCGACCTGTGAGCTCGTCGACGCAGGCAAGAAGGTTCTCCTGCTCGACCAGGAGAACGCGGCCAACCTCGGCGGCCAGGCCCACTGGTCCTTCGGCGGCCTGTTCCTGGTGAACTCGCCGGAGCAGCGGCGGCTCGGCGTACGCGACTCCTTCGAACTGGCCTGGCACGACTGGCAGGGCAGCGCCGGGTTCGACCGCCTCGACGGCGAGGACTCCTGGGCGGTCCAGTGGGCGCGGGCATACGTGGAGTTCGCCTCCGGGGAGAAGCGGGCCTGGCTCGAGCGCCTCGGCGTCAAGCTGCTGCCCACCGTCGGCTGGGCCGAACGTGGCGGCCTGCGCGCGGACGGGCACGGCAACTCCGTGCCGCGTTTCCACGTCGCGTGGGGGACCGGGCCGGGCGTGCTGGAGCCGTTCGTCCACCGGGTCCGGCAGGCCGCCGACGAGGGGCTGGTCACCTTCCGCCACCGCCACCGGGTCGACGAGCTCGTCGTGTCCGGCGGCGCCGTCCAGGGCGTGCGCGGGACGCTGCTGGCCGCGGACGACTCGCCGCGCGGCGTCACCTCCAGCCGCGAGCCGGTCGGCGAGTTCGAGTTCGCCGCCCCCGCCGTGATCGTCACGAGCGGCGGGATCGGCGGCGACCACGAGCTGGTACGCCGCTACTGGCCCGAGAGCCTCGGACCCGCGCCGGAGAGCATGCTCACGGGCGTGCCCGCCCACGTCGACGGGCGCATGCTGGAGATCAGCGCCCAGGCCGGGGCGCGGCTGGTCAACCGCGACCGCATGTGGCACTACACCGAGGGCGTCCGCAACTGGGACCCGATCTGGCCGGGCCACGGCATCCGGATCCTGCCCGGCCCTTCCTCCCTGTGGCTGGACGCGCTGGGCCGGCGGCTGCCCGACCCGTGCCTGCCCGGCTACGACACGATGAGCACCCTGCGGCATCTGCGGAGCACCGGACACGACCACTCGTGGTTCGTACTCACCCAGAAGATCATCGAGAAGGAGTTCGCGTTGTCGGGTTCGGAGCAGAATCCCGACATCACCCGGAAGGACCGGCGGGCCTTCCTCAAGGAGCGGCTGGTCGGCAAGGGCGCGCCCGCCCCAGTGGAGGCCTTCAAACGGCACGGCGCGGACTTCGTCGTCGCCTCCACCGTGGAGGACTTGGTGGCGCGGATGAACGAGCTGACCAAGGCGCCGCTGCTCGACCCGGCCCTCGTCCGCAGGCAGATCGTGGCACGCGACCTGCAGCTGGCCAACCCGTACAGCAAGGACGCCCAGGTCCAGGGCATCCGCAACGCGCGCCGCTACGTCGGCGACCGGCTGGGACGCGTCGCCACGCCGCACCGGCTCCTCGATCCGGCCGCCGGTCCGCTGATCGGCGTCATGCTGCACGTGCTCACCCGTAAGACGCTCGGCGGCATCCAGACCGACCTGGACTCGCGGGCGCTGGGCCGGGACGGGCGGCCGGTCGAGGGGTTGTTCGCGGCGGGGGAGGTGGCCGGGTTCGGCGGCGGCGGCGTGCACGGGTACAACGCGCTGGAGGGCACGTTCCTCGGGGGCTGCCTGTTCTCCGGCCGCCAGGCCGGCCGCGCCGCCGCCGGCTGA
- a CDS encoding SigB/SigF/SigG family RNA polymerase sigma factor, protein MAVLEIAFEEMTAEQLLAEMNRPETSDLQKIRIRERLVEMYAGLVNDVTRRYYHRGEPMEDLRQAAYVGLMKAINGFDPDLGHEFRGYAMITMVGEVKRHFRDRTWAIRVPRVFQERRLELNKATAELTQTLGHAPTVAELAAKMGISQEDVLLTLDASAAYNTLSLDAPVGGEEDAADLGDFLPAQDDTLDDLLGAYAIKPLIDALPDRERNILLMRFYGNMTQSEIAAEFGISQMHVSRILRAVLAKLRAQLQD, encoded by the coding sequence ATGGCAGTCCTGGAAATCGCGTTCGAAGAGATGACCGCCGAGCAGTTGCTGGCCGAGATGAATCGGCCGGAGACCTCGGACCTGCAGAAGATCCGCATCCGTGAGCGTCTGGTGGAGATGTACGCAGGTCTGGTCAACGACGTCACGCGACGCTACTACCACCGCGGCGAACCCATGGAGGACCTGCGCCAGGCCGCGTACGTCGGACTGATGAAGGCCATCAACGGCTTCGACCCGGACCTCGGGCACGAGTTCCGCGGCTACGCGATGATCACGATGGTGGGCGAGGTCAAGCGGCACTTCCGCGACCGTACGTGGGCCATCAGGGTGCCGCGTGTCTTCCAGGAGCGCCGGTTGGAGCTCAACAAGGCGACCGCCGAGCTCACGCAGACGCTCGGCCACGCGCCGACCGTCGCGGAGCTGGCCGCCAAGATGGGCATCTCGCAGGAGGACGTGCTGCTCACGCTCGACGCGTCGGCTGCGTACAACACGCTGTCGCTGGACGCGCCGGTCGGGGGCGAGGAGGACGCGGCCGACCTGGGCGACTTCCTGCCCGCGCAGGACGACACGCTGGACGACCTGCTGGGCGCGTACGCGATCAAGCCGCTCATCGACGCGCTGCCGGACAGGGAGCGCAACATCCTCCTCATGCGCTTCTACGGCAACATGACCCAATCCGAGATCGCCGCCGAGTTCGGCATCTCGCAGATGCACGTGTCCCGCATCCTGCGCGCCGTGCTGGCCAAGCTGCGCGCTCAGCTGCAGGACTGA
- a CDS encoding 5-methyltetrahydropteroyltriglutamate--homocysteine S-methyltransferase, translating to MPAIHHAEHVGSLLRPPELLQARQAREKGEMSGEELAKLEDDAVLAAIRLQREAGMEVFTDGEMRRATWMAGLLESLGGVVPVEVPTAAWFREDGMPPPEETAFQMVAANAKLTQKAHLTAMEAGFMARHAPGQFKITMMSSSMGNLLWRPDVSPAVYPTPGDMMRDLVSLRIKEIEELLGLGVNWIQLDSLSYNMVFDADFRARLMGPGAPGPEAILDATVAVDAELVRATKAMNPDVTVGMHICRGNNRSAWMSTGGYEPIAERLFGEVPVDRFLLEYDTERAGGFEPLRFVPQGTTVVLGLVSSKVPTLESQDDLRRRIDEAAKYVPPDNLAISPQCGFASTARGNLLTVDDERRKLELVVDTAQRVWG from the coding sequence ATGCCCGCGATCCACCACGCCGAGCACGTCGGGAGCCTGCTGCGGCCGCCCGAGCTGCTGCAGGCCAGGCAGGCGCGCGAAAAGGGCGAGATGAGCGGCGAGGAACTGGCCAAGCTGGAGGACGACGCGGTGCTGGCCGCGATCCGGCTCCAGCGTGAGGCCGGGATGGAGGTCTTCACCGACGGCGAGATGCGACGGGCCACCTGGATGGCGGGTCTGCTGGAGTCGCTCGGCGGGGTGGTGCCGGTCGAGGTGCCCACGGCGGCATGGTTCCGGGAGGACGGCATGCCGCCGCCCGAGGAGACCGCGTTCCAGATGGTGGCCGCGAATGCCAAGCTCACCCAGAAGGCGCATCTCACCGCCATGGAGGCCGGTTTCATGGCCCGGCACGCACCCGGCCAGTTCAAGATCACGATGATGAGTTCCTCGATGGGGAACCTCCTGTGGCGGCCGGACGTCAGCCCGGCCGTCTACCCCACGCCCGGCGACATGATGCGCGACCTCGTCTCCCTGCGGATCAAGGAGATCGAGGAGCTGCTGGGCCTGGGGGTCAACTGGATCCAGCTGGACTCCCTGAGCTACAACATGGTGTTCGACGCGGACTTCCGCGCGCGCCTGATGGGACCCGGCGCCCCCGGCCCTGAGGCGATACTCGACGCGACGGTCGCGGTGGACGCCGAGCTGGTGCGCGCGACCAAGGCCATGAACCCCGACGTCACGGTCGGGATGCACATCTGCAGGGGCAACAACCGCAGCGCGTGGATGTCCACGGGGGGCTACGAGCCGATCGCCGAGCGGCTGTTCGGCGAGGTCCCGGTGGACCGGTTCCTGCTCGAGTACGACACCGAGCGGGCCGGCGGGTTCGAGCCGCTGCGGTTCGTGCCCCAGGGCACCACCGTCGTCCTCGGACTCGTCTCCTCCAAGGTCCCGACGCTGGAGTCGCAGGACGACCTGCGCCGCCGGATCGACGAGGCCGCCAAGTACGTGCCGCCGGACAACCTCGCGATCAGCCCGCAGTGCGGCTTCGCCTCCACGGCCAGGGGCAACCTGCTGACGGTGGACGACGAGCGGCGCAAGCTGGAATTGGTCGTCGACACGGCCCAGAGGGTGTGGGGCTGA
- a CDS encoding helix-turn-helix transcriptional regulator, producing the protein MSSYHDRSSSSWTFLTHHARVLLEIARDPEVRLRDIAATIGITERAVQGIVTDLHEAGYVARERVGRRNRYILHLDQSFRYPTEANLPVRLLIDLFTQHDLSQDQSLESH; encoded by the coding sequence GTGAGCAGTTACCACGATCGTTCTTCTTCCTCCTGGACCTTCCTCACCCACCATGCCCGGGTTCTGCTGGAGATCGCCCGGGATCCCGAGGTCCGGCTGCGCGACATCGCCGCCACCATCGGCATCACCGAACGCGCCGTGCAGGGCATCGTGACCGACCTGCACGAGGCCGGCTACGTGGCGCGCGAGCGGGTGGGGCGGCGCAACCGCTACATCCTCCACCTCGATCAGTCCTTCCGCTACCCGACCGAGGCCAACCTGCCCGTCCGCCTCCTCATCGACCTGTTCACCCAGCACGACCTCTCCCAGGACCAGTCGCTCGAGTCGCACTGA
- a CDS encoding STAS domain-containing protein produces the protein MRRVSKADGEPMTTVSQLLYVDHLVRVTCTVTPGSALIRIIGELDRTNSAEVLRTLERARRIDHPLVIDVGQVGFTDVMAVRALVAFAERAGAPLRDTPYQMRRLMRLMRLRPFGEPENPSS, from the coding sequence ATGCGCCGCGTCAGCAAGGCGGACGGCGAGCCCATGACCACCGTCAGCCAGTTGCTTTACGTCGATCATCTCGTGCGCGTGACCTGCACCGTGACGCCCGGCTCGGCGCTGATCCGCATCATCGGCGAACTCGACAGGACCAACAGCGCCGAGGTGCTGCGCACGCTGGAGCGGGCCCGGCGGATCGACCACCCGCTCGTCATCGACGTCGGCCAGGTCGGCTTCACCGACGTCATGGCAGTGCGGGCACTGGTGGCCTTCGCCGAGCGGGCCGGAGCGCCTCTCCGCGACACCCCGTACCAGATGCGCCGCCTGATGCGGCTCATGCGGCTGCGGCCCTTCGGCGAGCCGGAAAACCCCTCCTCGTAG
- a CDS encoding MFS transporter — MVEERALDATGQEKRRQLVRAVIASAVGTSIEWYDFFLYGFAASTIFAQLFFPTSDPTTGLLLALGTYFGGFAARPIGAAIFGHYGDRIGRKATLIITLLAMGVATALVGLVPTYEQIGIWGGILLTLLRLLQGISVGGEWGGSVLLATEWGQSRGGRRGFLGSWPQFGVPVGLVLGYLALQTFQPVDPYWGWRIPFLLSIVMAGVGLYIRLGILETPVFAKVLAENKVERVPVREVIVRNWREIVLSALLRTGQQAPFYIFTVFVLTYATKTLGFEASDVYTYVIVAGIVSLFTVPFWGYISDLVGRRRLYIVGAAAMAVWSFIYWPLLDTRVPSLVFLAIVLAAPIHDIQYGPQATFIAESFTGRLRYSGASLGYQLASVTAGGPAPLIAVWLYATYQSSLSIAIYMAICALISVVAAFALKDRSHYDYAVEYDEPQPSKAAE, encoded by the coding sequence ATGGTAGAGGAGCGGGCGCTCGACGCCACTGGCCAGGAAAAGAGACGACAGCTGGTCCGGGCGGTGATCGCCTCGGCCGTCGGCACCTCGATCGAATGGTATGACTTCTTCCTGTACGGCTTCGCGGCCAGCACCATCTTCGCGCAGCTGTTCTTCCCCACGAGCGATCCGACCACGGGCCTGCTGCTCGCGCTCGGCACCTACTTCGGCGGTTTCGCCGCCCGTCCGATCGGCGCGGCGATCTTCGGCCACTACGGTGACCGCATCGGCCGCAAGGCCACCCTGATCATCACGCTGCTGGCCATGGGCGTCGCCACCGCGCTCGTGGGCCTGGTGCCGACCTACGAGCAGATCGGCATCTGGGGCGGCATCCTGCTGACCCTCCTGCGCCTGCTGCAGGGCATCAGCGTCGGCGGCGAATGGGGTGGCTCCGTCCTGCTCGCCACCGAGTGGGGCCAGTCGCGCGGCGGGCGGCGCGGCTTCCTCGGCAGCTGGCCGCAGTTCGGCGTCCCCGTCGGTCTCGTGCTCGGCTACCTGGCGCTGCAGACCTTCCAGCCGGTCGACCCCTACTGGGGCTGGCGCATCCCGTTCCTGCTCAGCATCGTGATGGCCGGAGTCGGGCTCTACATCAGGCTCGGCATCCTGGAGACCCCGGTCTTCGCCAAGGTCCTGGCGGAGAACAAGGTCGAGCGGGTCCCCGTGCGCGAGGTCATCGTCAGGAACTGGCGGGAGATCGTGCTGAGCGCGCTGCTGCGCACCGGGCAGCAGGCGCCGTTCTACATCTTCACCGTCTTCGTCCTCACCTACGCCACCAAGACGCTGGGCTTCGAGGCCAGCGACGTCTACACGTACGTGATCGTCGCGGGCATCGTCTCGCTCTTCACGGTTCCGTTCTGGGGTTACATCTCCGACCTCGTGGGCCGCAGGCGCCTGTACATCGTGGGCGCCGCCGCCATGGCCGTCTGGTCCTTCATCTACTGGCCGCTGCTGGACACCCGCGTTCCGTCGCTGGTCTTCCTGGCCATCGTGCTGGCCGCGCCGATCCACGACATCCAATACGGCCCGCAGGCCACGTTCATCGCCGAGAGCTTCACCGGCCGGCTGCGTTACAGCGGCGCCTCGCTCGGCTACCAGCTGGCCTCGGTGACGGCCGGCGGGCCGGCGCCGCTGATCGCCGTCTGGCTGTACGCGACCTACCAGAGTTCGCTGTCCATCGCGATCTACATGGCGATCTGCGCGTTGATCAGCGTGGTGGCGGCGTTCGCGCTGAAGGATCGCTCGCACTACGACTACGCCGTCGAGTACGACGAGCCGCAGCCGTCAAAAGCCGCGGAGTGA
- a CDS encoding NAD(P)H-dependent amine dehydrogenase family protein, with protein MVSTVIWGTGNVGRAAIRAVEAHPALKLVGVLVHDPAKAGRDAGDLASLGYEVGVAATTDVDAVLSASPRAVVYAASGDLRPDAALADVIGVLRMGAVVVTPSLYALYDQRSAPPALQAEVRAAIAEGGGSLFVSGVDPGWGNDVLPLLISGLGSVIDAVRCQEIFDYSTYDQPDSVRYLVGMGQPMDYEPPMLAPTVPSMVWGGQVRLMARALGVELDDLRESVQRRPLETTVTTPEMGEFAAGTQGAARFEVQGMVGGEPRIVVEHVTRIHPSCAPDWPSPPSGEGAHRVIIEGRPRIEVTVEATDEGGNRSAGGNATAAGRLVNAIDWLVTAGPGLYDALDVPLRPAAGRLGRKHP; from the coding sequence ATGGTGTCCACGGTGATCTGGGGTACCGGCAACGTCGGTCGGGCGGCCATCCGCGCCGTCGAGGCGCATCCCGCACTGAAGCTCGTCGGCGTGCTGGTCCACGACCCGGCCAAAGCCGGCCGCGACGCCGGCGACCTGGCCTCACTCGGCTACGAGGTCGGGGTGGCGGCGACCACCGACGTCGACGCCGTCTTATCCGCCTCCCCGCGCGCCGTCGTCTACGCCGCCTCCGGCGATCTGCGCCCCGACGCGGCCCTGGCCGACGTCATCGGGGTGCTCCGCATGGGGGCCGTGGTCGTCACCCCCTCCCTCTACGCGCTCTACGACCAGCGCAGCGCCCCGCCCGCATTACAGGCCGAGGTCCGGGCCGCCATCGCGGAGGGCGGCGGCTCGTTGTTCGTCTCGGGCGTCGACCCGGGCTGGGGCAACGACGTGCTGCCCCTGCTGATCAGCGGACTGGGGTCCGTCATCGACGCGGTCCGCTGCCAGGAGATCTTCGACTACTCCACGTACGACCAGCCGGACTCGGTCCGCTACCTGGTCGGCATGGGCCAGCCGATGGACTACGAGCCGCCGATGCTCGCGCCGACCGTCCCCTCCATGGTGTGGGGCGGCCAGGTACGGCTGATGGCCCGCGCACTGGGCGTGGAGCTGGACGACCTCCGCGAGAGCGTGCAGCGGCGACCGCTCGAGACCACCGTGACCACGCCGGAGATGGGCGAGTTCGCGGCGGGCACGCAGGGCGCGGCGCGGTTCGAGGTGCAGGGGATGGTCGGGGGCGAGCCGCGTATCGTCGTCGAGCACGTCACCCGCATCCACCCGTCCTGCGCCCCCGACTGGCCCTCGCCTCCGAGCGGCGAGGGCGCCCACCGGGTGATCATCGAAGGCCGCCCGCGCATCGAGGTCACGGTCGAGGCCACCGACGAGGGCGGCAACCGCTCCGCGGGCGGCAACGCCACCGCCGCCGGCCGCCTGGTGAACGCCATCGACTGGCTCGTGACGGCCGGACCAGGACTGTACGACGCGCTCGACGTGCCGTTGCGCCCCGCGGCCGGCAGACTCGGAAGGAAGCATCCGTGA
- a CDS encoding carboxymuconolactone decarboxylase family protein produces the protein MIIDVPEGKDPIAYVWGEMVPGIGAAASRFSLSVYANTTLGLREFEAARLRIAQLNGCVFCLDWRTERDGQKVEDDFADAVAEWRTTTAFDERTRLAAEYAERYALDHHSLGEEFWSRMTAHYSQAEIVELSMSIGSWWAFGRLNRVLGLDTACVLPGGPSPAGDQHR, from the coding sequence GTGATCATCGACGTCCCCGAGGGCAAGGACCCGATCGCGTACGTGTGGGGCGAGATGGTCCCCGGCATCGGCGCCGCCGCCTCCCGATTCTCGTTGTCGGTCTACGCGAACACGACGCTCGGCCTGCGGGAGTTCGAGGCGGCCCGGCTGCGGATCGCCCAGCTCAACGGCTGCGTCTTCTGCCTGGACTGGCGGACGGAACGCGACGGCCAGAAGGTCGAGGACGACTTCGCCGACGCGGTGGCCGAGTGGCGCACCACCACCGCCTTCGACGAGCGCACCCGCCTGGCCGCCGAGTACGCCGAGCGCTACGCCCTGGACCACCACAGCCTCGGCGAGGAGTTCTGGTCCCGGATGACCGCGCACTACAGCCAGGCCGAGATCGTGGAGCTGAGCATGAGCATCGGCTCCTGGTGGGCGTTCGGCCGGCTCAACCGCGTGCTGGGCCTGGACACCGCCTGCGTGTTGCCCGGCGGCCCATCCCCGGCCGGCGACCAGCATCGATGA
- a CDS encoding GMC oxidoreductase, with translation MSDTISRRGFIAGAGTLLGAAALAAPARAATGPIASGAHVPALVIGTGYGGAVAALRLAEAGVDVHMIEMGMAWDTPGSDGKIFCNTREPDYRSYWLRTRTKAPLNYFLGFPIDRDIPRHTGVLDAEEFGGITVYQGRGVGGGSLVNGGMAVTPRRENFGSVLPSVNADEMYNVYYPRANAGLGVAIIDPAWFDTTPYYQYGRVGRKHAQRSGFPFVFVPDVYDWNYMKQEEAGTVTKSALAGEILYGNNHGKKTLQKTYLARAKATGRVAISPLHKVTSVAPASGGRYTVTIEQLDTSGNVTATKTVTADRVFFAAGSVGTSKLLVRLKATGVLPNLNGEVGKGWGDNGNVMCGRANHLWDPTGSLQSSIPCCGIDNWAAGGAFAEVAPLPTGIETFASFYLSITKNPNRAQFSWNAAAGKVELNWQTAWKQPSIDMAKTIFDKINAKEGTIYRTDLFGVYKIWGDHLTYHPLGGAVLNKATDNHGRLHGYPGLYVIDGSLIPGNTTVNPFVTITALAERNIDTIIATDL, from the coding sequence ATGAGCGACACCATCTCTCGCCGCGGCTTCATTGCCGGCGCCGGCACCCTCCTGGGCGCCGCCGCGCTCGCCGCCCCGGCCCGGGCGGCGACCGGCCCGATCGCCTCCGGGGCTCACGTCCCGGCCCTGGTGATCGGGACCGGGTACGGCGGCGCCGTCGCCGCGCTGCGCCTGGCCGAGGCCGGCGTGGACGTCCACATGATCGAGATGGGCATGGCCTGGGACACGCCCGGCTCCGACGGCAAGATCTTCTGCAATACGCGGGAGCCGGACTACCGGTCGTACTGGCTGCGGACCAGGACCAAGGCGCCGCTCAACTACTTCCTCGGCTTCCCCATCGACCGGGACATCCCGCGCCACACCGGCGTGCTGGACGCCGAGGAGTTCGGCGGGATCACGGTCTACCAGGGCCGCGGCGTCGGCGGCGGCTCGCTCGTCAACGGCGGCATGGCGGTCACGCCCCGGCGCGAGAACTTCGGCTCCGTGCTCCCGTCGGTGAACGCCGACGAGATGTACAACGTCTACTACCCACGCGCCAACGCCGGGCTCGGGGTCGCCATCATCGACCCGGCCTGGTTCGACACGACGCCCTACTACCAGTACGGCCGCGTCGGCCGTAAGCACGCCCAGCGCTCCGGCTTCCCGTTCGTCTTCGTGCCCGACGTGTACGACTGGAACTACATGAAACAGGAGGAGGCCGGCACCGTCACGAAGTCCGCGCTGGCCGGCGAGATCCTCTACGGCAACAACCACGGCAAGAAGACGCTGCAGAAGACCTACCTCGCCCGCGCCAAGGCCACCGGCAGGGTGGCGATCTCACCGCTCCACAAGGTCACCTCGGTCGCCCCCGCGTCCGGCGGCCGGTACACGGTGACCATCGAGCAGCTCGACACCTCCGGGAACGTCACCGCGACCAAGACCGTGACCGCGGACCGCGTCTTCTTCGCCGCCGGCAGCGTCGGCACCAGCAAGCTGCTGGTCAGGCTGAAGGCCACCGGCGTGCTGCCGAACCTGAACGGCGAGGTCGGCAAGGGCTGGGGCGACAACGGCAACGTCATGTGCGGCCGCGCCAACCACCTGTGGGACCCGACCGGCAGCCTGCAGTCGTCGATCCCGTGCTGCGGCATCGACAACTGGGCCGCAGGGGGCGCGTTCGCCGAGGTCGCGCCGCTGCCGACCGGGATCGAGACCTTCGCCTCGTTCTACCTGTCGATCACCAAGAACCCGAACCGGGCCCAGTTCTCCTGGAACGCGGCGGCGGGCAAGGTGGAGCTGAACTGGCAGACCGCGTGGAAGCAGCCGTCCATCGACATGGCGAAGACGATCTTCGACAAGATCAACGCCAAGGAGGGGACGATCTACCGCACCGACCTGTTCGGGGTCTACAAGATCTGGGGCGACCACCTGACGTACCACCCGCTCGGCGGCGCGGTGCTGAACAAAGCCACCGACAACCACGGCCGCCTGCACGGTTATCCGGGCCTGTACGTCATCGACGGCTCGCTCATCCCCGGCAACACCACGGTCAACCCGTTCGTCACCATCACGGCGCTGGCCGAGCGGAACATCGACACCATCATCGCCACCGACCTGTGA
- a CDS encoding IclR family transcriptional regulator domain-containing protein produces the protein MARADTGPDFIEALARGLDVIRVFRPGRPVMSLTEVAAAAGLARPTARRILLTLQELGYARSEPGGYALTPRVLELGVSYVRSMGLWEVARPHMERLVAQTHESSSIAQLDGSDIVYVARVAVPKIVTLSVQIGTRFPALQTSLGKVLLAALPPDEVDRVLAEPSRSGVEPRWRPDVAERDAALREVRAKGWALTDEELALGIRSVAAPLRDGMGNVIAAINVNAHAAETPVERLAEVHLPLLLKTAGAISADWALYETVPHVTLPAQAPVR, from the coding sequence ATGGCACGTGCTGACACCGGCCCCGATTTCATCGAGGCGCTGGCCCGCGGCCTCGATGTGATCAGGGTGTTCCGGCCCGGCCGGCCCGTCATGTCGCTGACCGAGGTCGCCGCCGCCGCGGGGCTGGCCCGGCCCACGGCCCGCCGGATCCTGCTCACCCTGCAGGAGCTGGGTTACGCCAGGAGCGAGCCCGGCGGATACGCGCTCACGCCCCGGGTGCTGGAGCTGGGGGTGTCCTACGTGCGGTCGATGGGGTTGTGGGAGGTGGCCAGGCCGCACATGGAGCGGCTGGTGGCGCAGACCCACGAGTCGTCGTCCATCGCGCAGCTCGACGGGTCCGACATCGTCTACGTCGCGCGCGTGGCCGTACCGAAGATCGTCACCCTGTCGGTGCAGATCGGAACCCGGTTCCCGGCCCTGCAGACGTCGCTGGGGAAGGTACTGCTGGCCGCGCTGCCGCCGGACGAGGTGGACCGGGTGCTCGCCGAGCCCAGCCGATCGGGGGTGGAGCCGCGCTGGCGGCCGGATGTGGCCGAGCGCGACGCGGCGCTGCGGGAGGTGCGGGCGAAGGGCTGGGCGCTGACGGACGAGGAGCTCGCCCTGGGCATCCGCAGCGTGGCGGCGCCGCTCAGGGACGGCATGGGCAACGTGATCGCGGCGATCAACGTCAACGCGCACGCGGCGGAGACGCCGGTGGAGCGGCTGGCCGAAGTGCACCTGCCGCTGTTGCTGAAGACGGCCGGCGCCATCAGCGCCGACTGGGCGCTGTACGAAACGGTCCCCCACGTCACGCTGCCGGCCCAGGCGCCGGTCCGGTGA
- a CDS encoding quinone oxidoreductase family protein, producing the protein MRAAQIETCGKPPRVAERPAPEPGPEERLVGVLAAPITPLDVLCAGGSSYFGVPATPYVPGVQGVGTVGDGTLVWFSTSAGMAPGDGSMAELASIPADDLVELPAGADPVAVAALGLSAVAAHMALTWRGELAAGEQVLVLGAGGVVGQAAVQLARVAGARRVIAAARSAAARERAEQAGADAVVALDTDDVSELTARFAAASDGPLDLVLDPLFGVPAAAAARTLRTYGRLVNLGSSAGETCPLDSATLRSRSLRVLGYTNNELTREQRATAMGRIAELATLGRLEVSHEVVPLDEIEAAWSRQSAGAASGRIVLTPQPA; encoded by the coding sequence ATGCGTGCCGCGCAGATCGAGACCTGCGGAAAGCCACCCCGGGTGGCCGAGCGCCCGGCGCCGGAGCCGGGGCCGGAGGAACGGCTGGTGGGGGTGCTCGCCGCGCCCATCACCCCGCTCGACGTGCTGTGCGCCGGCGGCTCCTCTTATTTCGGCGTCCCGGCCACCCCCTACGTGCCGGGCGTCCAGGGCGTCGGGACGGTGGGGGACGGCACGCTCGTCTGGTTCTCGACGTCCGCGGGGATGGCGCCCGGCGACGGGAGCATGGCCGAGCTGGCCTCCATACCCGCCGACGACCTTGTGGAGCTGCCTGCCGGGGCCGACCCGGTCGCCGTCGCCGCGCTGGGGTTGTCGGCGGTCGCCGCCCACATGGCGCTGACCTGGCGCGGCGAGCTCGCCGCCGGTGAGCAGGTGCTGGTGCTGGGGGCGGGGGGCGTGGTCGGGCAGGCCGCCGTGCAACTGGCCCGGGTGGCGGGCGCCCGGCGGGTGATCGCGGCGGCCCGCTCCGCGGCCGCGCGGGAACGGGCCGAGCAGGCGGGCGCGGACGCTGTGGTCGCGCTCGACACGGACGATGTGAGCGAACTGACCGCACGCTTCGCGGCCGCCTCTGACGGGCCGCTGGATCTGGTGCTCGATCCGCTCTTCGGCGTGCCGGCCGCCGCGGCCGCCCGCACCTTGCGGACGTACGGGCGGCTGGTGAATCTGGGCAGCTCGGCAGGGGAGACGTGCCCGCTGGACTCCGCGACCCTGCGCAGCCGGTCCCTGCGGGTGCTCGGCTACACCAACAACGAGCTGACCAGGGAACAACGCGCCACCGCCATGGGGCGGATCGCGGAGTTGGCGACGCTGGGGCGCCTTGAGGTGTCGCATGAGGTCGTGCCGCTGGACGAAATCGAGGCCGCGTGGAGCCGCCAATCCGCGGGCGCCGCCTCCGGCCGCATCGTCCTGACCCCGCAACCCGCCTGA